AATGATATTCCTCATTGCACCAATAGGAGATAGTGTCATTATCAATATTCCAATAATAATGCATATCTGAAATTCAATGATAAAAGAACAAAATTAGCTAATGTCTTTACGAATAATTTTCCAAATTGAAGATGAACTTATTAATAgttaaatacaaataaatttaCCCAATTAATCGTCCATGACAAGCCATATTTTTTAGGTTTCTTGAGCTTAAGCCATATGATGCATGGAAGCTGCAAGTAGccataaaattaaataagacCAATAATAGCTAAACATGTATATGCATAGTAGGTtggataaaatataaatatttattattatttattattcatattttttcaCATTCTCCATCAGTGTTTTTGTAGATTAGACTGttaagaaatgaagaaaaaaattttatttttttaaaattcctTTTTTTATCTCTCTCCAAAATTATATTTCacaaattcttttaaaaatacaaccatattacatatatacaaaaaaaattagttattcgtacaaaatatatattaaaagaataaatataaattaaaaacaaattaaataatacatatatttaataaataaaaaataatttattgattaattttttatatgcatttaatatttttatttaaaatatcaaataataataacatatcCTACTTACATAGTAAGAGGTGGGAGCAAATGCGAATCCACCAAGAAATCCAAGAAGAGACCCAAAAAATGGGACACAAATTCCTATGAACATTGTAATTCCTGCACAGTATATATAGAATTAGAAAAGTTGGAGTTTTGTGGTTAGAAGCCATTCCAAATCAAGTGATAAATGAAGAACATACCAACATATAGAAAGCGAGTTGTGAATCGCAGGGTAGTAGAAGGTGAGAAATTCAACCGTGTAACCAAGAAGGTTTCAATCATATCAAACACTGGCATTGCAAATACCTGTTTTACaaaaattagttataaaaatGAAGTAATAAAAGGAGTAGGTGTGACCCTAAAAGTTGAAAGTGAAAAGTGACCTGGTAGCCTCCAACAACATGGATGACAACAAACAAATTAGCAATGCCAATAAGCCAAGCAGGGCGTTGGAGTGTGATGAGGATGTTATCATCCACAGAATTTCCAAACATGTAGTAGCCAATAAAGGCAACAGGGAAGTAGCATAATGCAACTCCAATGTATGCCAAAACACATCCTCTCCACATTGGTATCTTAGAAGGTTTCTCCGCAGTTGAAGGCATTGTCGCTTGGATTTCAAGGACCACATTGTGGCCTGCGTATGCAAAAGCCACATCTCCcaaagcagagaagaaattGAACACACCATCGCTCGTGCTTTTCATTTTTACAGTATAGTCTATGTCTTTTGAAATCCCTTTCTTGATAGACGCAGCCCAAGCAATTGTTGAGTAACTGCTCCAAAAACAACATTAAGTGAAATTCTTATAACATATTTTATATGTTGTGGCGAAATTCATGCTTACCTGAGAGACATAACGGCTGCACCAGCAGAGATAGCGGAAATAGAGTTAAAGTTAGGAATTTGTGCAAGCACAAAGTTTACAGAAGCAAACACCATGATCCAATAAGTGGTTCTGATTTGTTTGCAATCGGGACAAAAGGTTTCATGAACCTTTTTCAAAGACTTGCCTCCGGTAACCATGTATACAATACATGTACCAACTTCAACAAGCAGTTGTTGAGGAACCACAATCCACAGACCAAGTTTTTCTCCGAAAGCTTCTTGTCCCAATTGATGATACCTGTCATTTCTCTTTCCCCCAGGTACCATTTCGTGCATCTCAACCATTTGCCATAGCGTGTATAACGTGATTATCCATGACAGGATCATCACTGTAACACCAGCACCcctgtgtttttttttttttttttatatttaaagaCAAATCTCGATCAATTTCATTTCAAACGAATAACATAACAACAACattatagatatatatatatatataacatatcatgtttagaaatattttatataattggAGAAAACCTTTTagtattcaaataaattaaacaaagccATTTTACAAtattcttatctttatcttcttcAATTCAATGCATATGGATCGTCATGTTGGAAAACAGGAAGCTAAATATTCAGAGGCCGgagtgattttttatttttttataaattgtaaaaacaaaaatattaaaaaataaaaataaaaaatctgaaTAAACAATCATCTACTAGTCATCCATATTATGTCAACCACAGTAATTAATCCATTTTAGTGATAAGAAaacatatcatatatatataataataaattgtgAAGATAAGTAGCATAATTAGAACTTGAAGAAGAAACACAACTACTATTACGCACCAACCCATATGTGACATGGCATAAGGAAGGCTAAGAATTCCAGCTCCAACCATGGCGGTAAGATTGTGAAAAGCAGAATACCACCATTTCGCATTTCTTGAAGCAGTTATGGGAAGCCAATCATCAAGGTTCTTTTGCTTTGAAcctcttgttgttgttgttattggtGCAGATGCCAAACCGTCACCACTTACTTCCTTCTCAGAACCCATgtatctctttttcttttggttcTTTTTAGCAATTAGAAGTCAAGCCTTAGTTTCTTCTGCTTTAGTTTTCCCTCTCCCGCTtcaacagaaaaaaaaaatgtgaccAAACAAACTATAAACAGACCATATATAATTTGtagaataaatatttaaattggtcaatatcaaattttagtttttagattgaataatttaatttttttaataatttttattttataaaaatcctCAAAAATTACTAGTATTAGATAGATTGATCCTTCTCTCactttttaatcaaatttttaattgtaCATTAAAGATAAATcgctaaaaattttattataaattaattaaaactatCAAGAAATCaatatctcttatttttaatgaatatttagataataataatttgtTTCAGAATGAATTATtcaattttaaactttttgaGGATCAATGTAAGTATCTACTATAATTAGGGAACTTAATTAAATTAACCCTTTCTTTTATTACTTCTTATAGAACGTTTTGGATAGGAATGGCTTGAGGTACTTTTAGTGGCGGGAAATTTGCTATAATTACTGTTGCATTTTTTggacagaaaattaaataaataaataggaaGTTAGAAAGTTGTAGTTGAAAAGTCGTATTTGAGAACCACAAAAGTAAACACTAGTTTGTCAAAGTCTTCTATTTTTGTACCTTTGCTccataaatagttattaatAATTGGGGAGGGATGGTAAATCCTATCCCTATTTCCgatgtattttaatttatgggAGTCAGCGAGAGTGATGTTAACCACACATAATAAGTAAACATATTAAGGAAATATGCCCATATGAAAAtgaaagaatttgaaaataaatatcgTTTGTCACCTTGTCAAGACAAGTCTGTtgactaataatattttaaaatgaagTAGTAGTGAAAAGAAATGAAGAATATGGAAAAGTCAGAAGTATAACTCATGCTTGGATTATTAAAGAGGTAGCTGGTATATAGGACCATGGTTCACGGTTCACCTACTTCGTATTACAAAGTTGATTTTATGAAAATTCAATTAGAACAAACataatttatgttttgaaacTTTTAATCTAGAAAAAATTTTCCTACTTTGGCTAagttaataagaaaaaataaattaaacctcACTTTGGatgtataattattaaaattgacCATTTTAACACTATATTATACTTTTAGTATTGtgtttttgagaaaaaaaatttcgccttcaactttttttttcatacaaaatcgTTTCTAAAGTTTAAAACCAAATTTTAAATTCGTACAATTTTGGACAAAATAATccataacaaaaataattataaaataaaaaattaaaaaaataagagaaaaataagagaaaaaaaagaaagacaaaaaaaagtTGTTTATGATCCATTTCTACTTTTGTTTATACTTCTGTCACCACCTTTCTATAATTTTGATCCTTAAGGTATTTTGGTTTGaaagacaattttaaaattaagttaaactTTATAAACAATTTTGTatgtaaacaaaaaattaaaacaaaaatatttttaacttataCCTTAAAAACTAAAACcgtacttaattttttttatttgtaaactATGTGAATAAGCTATATACTAGTATTACTATAAACAAACTACATAAACTTTCAAGTGtgttatataaatattatattttaagaggttataaataaatattatttatcctattataaaattcgaaaaataaaagacatccaaaatattaaaaacgAAGTTAAATGTGATATATCATCCTATAATCTCCTCTGTTACACTTTTTGTTTTGGTCTTTTTGGGATTGTATGATTACTGATCACATATGAAAAACGAAATTCAGAGAATCATAGTATGAAGTCTCCAACCGAAAAATCCAACAAAGAAGCAACATTTTCTTGCTTGAGTTTCACATGCATGGCTCGAAAATAGAAAGCCGTTTAAATTGAATaagaattttattaatatttaaaagtatattattaaattattagactaaaaatttttttattaaaacaattgaattaataattaaataataataaaaataataaatttaaatagttatttaatattttttattgaataataGTAAAGGattaaaaaaatccaatcatAATTTGCTAATTACAGTCAAATTAGTGGCCACCACTGTTTTGTGGATTTATATATATAGGAAGCAATTTTGGTACGATTAATGTGACATTAAGTTTCTGCTTATTGGGATTGATCGACTTAAAAATACTCAACTTCTAAGATTTGATTTGGTAAACGTTTTTAAAGAAATGTTTATCTtcttaaaaagaatttaattttgaattttgatgcatTGTTAGTGTAAAATTGTTTTACACAtacatttaattatataatattatattaaaaaaaataattactttataTATTGATAGCGTGAATGGTTATTTAAGAGAACAATTGTAAATGCATAAgtgtgtaaaatattttatactgtTAATGTATTAAATTaaactcttttaaaaaatacaaactttttattttatatttggtaaactaaaaaaattatgtacttGTATTTgcagattttgaaaaataaaaatacttttaaaaacaTTTAGACATAATTTGATAAAGTTTTTTGAAGAGGTGCAAGACACTTgtaattatcaaaattaaaaaatctaattaaccTCGTACATTAACTAAtatctaaatttaattcttatattaatatctattaaaaaaatttaaattttaaaagttattttactaaatataaTTGTTGTTGCATATACttattaaaagttatttttaatttaatttatcaaatacagacaatacaatttttaaaaattatattttaaaaactagtttttataagttatttttgaaaattaaaagctTTGTCAAACCAAGTTTTAAATTTAGTTTGGTAAaacttttactttttaaaagttGAAATATTTGTTTATAGACATTAATATAAGAATTAAATTTGGATATTAATTAATGTACACAGCTATATTATACTTTTTAATATTGATATGTacaatcaaatttcaaaaagcACCTCTTAGGTACTTTTAAAAGTACCCAAAACTTTTAAAAGGCATAAACACTAGTAcataaacttttttatttactaaaaacAAAACGAGGAGCTTGTGGTTTTAAAAAGTATAAACAcctctttaaaaaattttaccaaaccaAATCTTATTGTATAGCTTTTTAAACATAACTTGTacttattgaaattaaaaattttaatataatattatatattaatttatttttaaatttaattcttatatctatatctattataatatttttaaattttaaaaattagtttatcaaaaatatgttataatttttaaaaaattacttttaaaaaattaatttttataaattatttttgaaagatgaaaatTTTGTCAACCTACGCTTTAAGTATTTTCTCACCAATGAACGttcattctatttttttcaGTAGATGACTATAGTAACCCCATaccaaaaatacaaaaatgttTGAAAGAAATTGTATTCACTCCCTATTTTAAAGTAATATAATGAAAACATAAAAgagataaatttaaaaaaatactatatatgcattaaaaaataaaattaaattacttagagtgtatttatgtattaataaatatatatcatttaattcatattctttaaaataattagtatccTAGACTTAGGTTTAGTTTAgtaaaagttttattttttaaaaataacttataaaagttaatttttaaaaaataattttttaaaaatgatagTATTTAGgtttgataaattaaattaaaattagttttcaataagtacaaaaataacaaatatatttgataaaataatttttaaaatttaaaaatatattaataaacattaatataagaattaaatttaaatattaattaatatacgAGGTTATATTagacattttaattttaataagcataagtaaaaaattctattttaggtgctttaaaaaatattcttattttttaaagttaCAAGTACAAgtacatattattttttttttatttaccaaatATAAAATGAGAAGTTTGTACTTTTAAAAGCTTGTGCAGAAATATctcttcaaaaaattttaa
This sequence is a window from Arachis stenosperma cultivar V10309 chromosome 10, arast.V10309.gnm1.PFL2, whole genome shotgun sequence. Protein-coding genes within it:
- the LOC130958200 gene encoding lysine histidine transporter 2-like; translated protein: MGSEKEVSGDGLASAPITTTTRGSKQKNLDDWLPITASRNAKWWYSAFHNLTAMVGAGILSLPYAMSHMGWGAGVTVMILSWIITLYTLWQMVEMHEMVPGGKRNDRYHQLGQEAFGEKLGLWIVVPQQLLVEVGTCIVYMVTGGKSLKKVHETFCPDCKQIRTTYWIMVFASVNFVLAQIPNFNSISAISAGAAVMSLSYSTIAWAASIKKGISKDIDYTVKMKSTSDGVFNFFSALGDVAFAYAGHNVVLEIQATMPSTAEKPSKIPMWRGCVLAYIGVALCYFPVAFIGYYMFGNSVDDNILITLQRPAWLIGIANLFVVIHVVGGYQVFAMPVFDMIETFLVTRLNFSPSTTLRFTTRFLYVGITMFIGICVPFFGSLLGFLGGFAFAPTSYYLPCIIWLKLKKPKKYGLSWTINWICIIIGILIMTLSPIGAMRNIILSAKDYKFFS